The following proteins are encoded in a genomic region of Anolis carolinensis isolate JA03-04 unplaced genomic scaffold, rAnoCar3.1.pri scaffold_12, whole genome shotgun sequence:
- the ogt gene encoding UDP-N-acetylglucosamine--peptide N-acetylglucosaminyltransferase 110 kDa subunit isoform X2, whose protein sequence is MAASVGNVADSTGLAELAHREYQAGDFEAAERHCMQLWRQEPDNTGVLLLLSSIHFQCRRLDRSAHFSTLAIKQNPLLAEAYSNLGNVYKERGQLQEAIEHYRHALRLKPDFIDGYINLAAALVAAGDMEGAVQAYVSALQYNPDLYCVRSDLGNLLKALGRLEEAKACYLKAIETQPNFAVAWSNLGCVFNAQGEIWLAIHHFEKAVTLDPNFLDAYINLGNVLKEARIFDRAVAAYLRALSLSPNHAVVHGNLACVYYEQGLIDLAIDTYKRAIELQPHFPDAYCNLANALKEKGSVAEAEECYNTALRLCPTHADSLNNLANIKREQGNIEEAVRLYRKALEVFPEFAAAHSNLASVLQQQGKLQEALMHYKEAIRISPTFADAYSNMGNTLKEMQDVQGALQCYTRAIQINPAFADAHSNLASIHKDSGNIPEAIASYRTALKLKPDFPDAYCNLAHCLQIVCDWTDYDERMKKLVSIVADQLEKNRLPSVHPHHSMLYPLSHGFRKAIAERHGNLCLDKINVLHKPPYEHPKDLKASEGRLRVGYVSSDFGNHPTSHLMQSIPGMHNPDKFEVFCYALSPDDGTNFRVKVMAEAKHFVDLSQVPCNGKAADRIHQDGIHILVNMNGYTKGARNELFALRPAPIQAMWLGYPGTSGALFMDYIITDKETSPFEVAEQYSEKLAYMPNTFFIGDHANMFPHLKKKAVIDFKSNGHIYDNRIVLNGIDLKAFLDSLPDVKIVKMKCPDGGDNADSNAGLSMPVIPMNTIAEAVIDMINRGQIQITINGFNISNGLATTQINNKAATGEEVPRTIIVTTRSQYGLPEDAVVYCNFNQLYKIDPATLQMWANILKRVPNSVLWLLRFPAVGEPNIQQYAQNMGLPQSRIIFSPVAPKEEHVRRGQLADVCLDTPLCNGHTTGMDVLWAGTPMVTMPGETLASRVAASQLTCLGCLELIAKSRQEYEDIAVKLGTDLEYLKKIRGKVWKQRISSPLFNTKQYTMELERLYLQMWERFSGGNKPDHIIKAIESSVESA, encoded by the exons ATGGCGGCATCTGTGGGGAACGTGGCCGACAGCACAG GGCTAGCGGAGTTGGCTCACCGGGAGTATCAAGCAggagactttgaagctgcagaaAGGCACTGCATGCAGCTGTGGCGACAAGAGCCCGACAACACCGGCGTGCTCTTGTTGCTCTCGTCCATCCACTTCCAGTGTCGCAGACTGGATAG GTCTGCTCACTTCAGCACTTTGGCAATCAAGCAGAATCCCTTGCTGGCAGAAGCCTACTCCAACCTGGGGAACGTATACAAGGAACGCGGGCAACTGCAGGAAGCCATTGAACACTATCGGCATGCCCTGCGCCTCAAGCCGGACTTCATTGATGGATACATCAACCTTGCTGCTGCTTTGGTAGCTGCAGGTGATATGGAAGGAGCAGTGCAGGCATATGTTTCCGCCCTGCAGTACAACCCT GACTTGTACTGTGTGCGTAGTGACCTGGGGAATCTGCTCAAAGCCCTGGGTCGCTTGGAAGAAGCCAAG GCCTGTTATTTGAAGGCAATTGAGACTCAGCCCAATTTTGCAGTAGCCTGGAGTAACCTTGGCTGCGTGTTCAATGCGCAAGGAGAAATCTGGCTTGCCATCCATCACTTTGAAAAG GCAGTGACCCTTGACCCAAATTTCCTGGATGCTTATATTAATTTGGGAAATGTCTTGAAGGAAGCACGTATATTTGACAG GGCGGTTGCGGCCTACCTGCGGGCCCTGAGCCTGAGCCCAAACCACGCCGTAGTGCACGGCAACTTGGCCTGTGTGTACTATGAGCAGGGGCTGATTGACTTGGCTATCGACACCTACAAGCGAGCCATTGAGCTGCAGCCGCACTTTCCTGATGCCTACTGCAACCTGGCCAATGCTCTCAAGGAGAAAGGCAGC GTGGCTGAGGCAGAGGAGTGTTACAACACAGCGCTCCGCCTTTGTCCTACTCATGCGGATTCCCTCAACAATCTTGCTAACATCAAGCGGGAACAAGGCAACATTGAGGAGGCTGTCAGACTCTATCGCAAAGCTCTGGAG GTTTTCCCAGAGTTTGCAGCTGCCCATTCCAACTTGGCCAGTGTTCTGCAGCAGCAAGGGAAGCTGCAGGAGGCCCTCATGCATTACAAGGAGGCAATCAG AATCAGCCCCACGTTTGCCGATGCCTACTCCAACATGGGGAACACCTTGAAGGAGATGCAGGATGTTCAGGGAGCTTTGCAGTGTTACACCCGGGCCATCCAGATCAATCCTGCCTTTGCTGATGCTCACAGCAATCTTGCCTCCATCCATAAG GATTCGGGGAACATCCCGGAAGCCATTGCGTCCTATCGCACTGCTCTGAAGCTCAAGCCAGATTTCCCTGATGCCTACTGCAACTTGGCCCACTGCTTGCAG ATCGTTTGCGATTGGACCGATTATGACGAAAGGATGAAGAAACTGGTCAGCATTGTGGCTGACCAGCTGGAGAAGAACCGGCTACCCTCAGTCCATCCCCATCATAGCATGTTGTACCCCTTGTCCCATGGCTTCCGCAAGGCCATTGCCGAGAGGCATGGCAACCTCTGCTTGGACAAGATTAATGTGCTGCACAAGCCTCCTTATGAACACCCCAAAGATCTGAAGGCCAGCGAAGGGCGGCTCCGCGTGGGATATGTCAGCTCCGACTTCGGGAACCATCCCACCTCCCATCTGATGCAGTCAATTCCCGGCATGCACAACCCGGACAAGTTTGAG GTGTTCTGCTATGCCCTTAGCCCCGATGATGGCACCAACTTCCGGGTGAAAGTGATGGCAGAAGCAAAACATTTTGTTGATTTATCTCAG GTCCCATGTAACGGAAAGGCCGCCGACCGCATCCATCAGGACGGCATCCACATCCTCGTCAACATGAATGGCTACACCAAAGGGGCCCGGAATGAGCTCTTTGCCCTCAGGCCTGCCCCAATCCAG GCGATGTGGCTGGGCTACCCAGGGACCAGCGGGGCCTTATTCATGGACTATATCATCACAGACAAAGAAACCTCCCCATTTGAAGTGGCTGAGCAGTACTCTGAAAAGCTCGCTTACATGCCGAATACGTTCTTCATTGGAGATCATGCCAACATGTTCCCACACCTGAAG aaAAAAGCTGTGATTGACTTCAAATCCAATGGGCATATTTATGACAACAGAATTGTTTTAAACGGCATTGACCTGAAGGCATTCCTTGACAGCCTACCTGATGTGAAAATCGTAAAG ATGAAGTGTCCTGACGGAGGAGATAATGCAGACAGCAATGCCGGCCTGAGCATGCCTGTCATTCCCATGAACACCATCGCGGAGGCTGTGATCGATATGATAAACCGTGGGCAGATCCAGATCACCATCAACGGGTTCAATATCAGCAATGGGCTGGCCACCACTCAG ATTAACAACAAGGCTGCCACCGGGGAGGAGGTTCCCCGCACCATCATCGTCACCACCCGCTCCCAGTACGGCCTGCCAGAGGACGCAGTCGTCTATTGCAATTTCAACCAGCTTTATAAGATCGACCCAGCCACTCTGCAGATGTGGGCTAAT ATCTTGAAGCGTGTCCCCAACAGCGTCCTGTGGCTCCTGCGCTTCCCGGCCGTGGGGGAGCCCAACATCCAGCAGTACGCCCAGAACATGGGTCTGCCCCAGAGCCGCATCATCTTCTCCCCGGTGGCCCCCAAAGAGGAGCATGTGAGGAGGGGCCAGCTGGCTGACGTGTGCCTGGACACCCCGCTGTGCAATGGCCACACCACCGGCATGGATGTCCTCTGGGCTGGCACCCCCATGGTcacaatgccag GAGAGACGCTTGCATCGCGTGTTGCTGCCTCCCAGCTGACTTGCCTCGGCTGCCTTGAGCTTATTGCCAAAAGCCGGCAAGAATATGAAGACATTGCCGTCAAGCTGGGAACCGATCTGGAATA
- the ogt gene encoding UDP-N-acetylglucosamine--peptide N-acetylglucosaminyltransferase 110 kDa subunit isoform X1: protein MAASVGNVADSTEPTKRMLSFQGLAELAHREYQAGDFEAAERHCMQLWRQEPDNTGVLLLLSSIHFQCRRLDRSAHFSTLAIKQNPLLAEAYSNLGNVYKERGQLQEAIEHYRHALRLKPDFIDGYINLAAALVAAGDMEGAVQAYVSALQYNPDLYCVRSDLGNLLKALGRLEEAKACYLKAIETQPNFAVAWSNLGCVFNAQGEIWLAIHHFEKAVTLDPNFLDAYINLGNVLKEARIFDRAVAAYLRALSLSPNHAVVHGNLACVYYEQGLIDLAIDTYKRAIELQPHFPDAYCNLANALKEKGSVAEAEECYNTALRLCPTHADSLNNLANIKREQGNIEEAVRLYRKALEVFPEFAAAHSNLASVLQQQGKLQEALMHYKEAIRISPTFADAYSNMGNTLKEMQDVQGALQCYTRAIQINPAFADAHSNLASIHKDSGNIPEAIASYRTALKLKPDFPDAYCNLAHCLQIVCDWTDYDERMKKLVSIVADQLEKNRLPSVHPHHSMLYPLSHGFRKAIAERHGNLCLDKINVLHKPPYEHPKDLKASEGRLRVGYVSSDFGNHPTSHLMQSIPGMHNPDKFEVFCYALSPDDGTNFRVKVMAEAKHFVDLSQVPCNGKAADRIHQDGIHILVNMNGYTKGARNELFALRPAPIQAMWLGYPGTSGALFMDYIITDKETSPFEVAEQYSEKLAYMPNTFFIGDHANMFPHLKKKAVIDFKSNGHIYDNRIVLNGIDLKAFLDSLPDVKIVKMKCPDGGDNADSNAGLSMPVIPMNTIAEAVIDMINRGQIQITINGFNISNGLATTQINNKAATGEEVPRTIIVTTRSQYGLPEDAVVYCNFNQLYKIDPATLQMWANILKRVPNSVLWLLRFPAVGEPNIQQYAQNMGLPQSRIIFSPVAPKEEHVRRGQLADVCLDTPLCNGHTTGMDVLWAGTPMVTMPGETLASRVAASQLTCLGCLELIAKSRQEYEDIAVKLGTDLEYLKKIRGKVWKQRISSPLFNTKQYTMELERLYLQMWERFSGGNKPDHIIKAIESSVESA from the exons ATGGCGGCATCTGTGGGGAACGTGGCCGACAGCACAG AACCAACGAAACGTATGCTTTCCTTCCAAGGGCTAGCGGAGTTGGCTCACCGGGAGTATCAAGCAggagactttgaagctgcagaaAGGCACTGCATGCAGCTGTGGCGACAAGAGCCCGACAACACCGGCGTGCTCTTGTTGCTCTCGTCCATCCACTTCCAGTGTCGCAGACTGGATAG GTCTGCTCACTTCAGCACTTTGGCAATCAAGCAGAATCCCTTGCTGGCAGAAGCCTACTCCAACCTGGGGAACGTATACAAGGAACGCGGGCAACTGCAGGAAGCCATTGAACACTATCGGCATGCCCTGCGCCTCAAGCCGGACTTCATTGATGGATACATCAACCTTGCTGCTGCTTTGGTAGCTGCAGGTGATATGGAAGGAGCAGTGCAGGCATATGTTTCCGCCCTGCAGTACAACCCT GACTTGTACTGTGTGCGTAGTGACCTGGGGAATCTGCTCAAAGCCCTGGGTCGCTTGGAAGAAGCCAAG GCCTGTTATTTGAAGGCAATTGAGACTCAGCCCAATTTTGCAGTAGCCTGGAGTAACCTTGGCTGCGTGTTCAATGCGCAAGGAGAAATCTGGCTTGCCATCCATCACTTTGAAAAG GCAGTGACCCTTGACCCAAATTTCCTGGATGCTTATATTAATTTGGGAAATGTCTTGAAGGAAGCACGTATATTTGACAG GGCGGTTGCGGCCTACCTGCGGGCCCTGAGCCTGAGCCCAAACCACGCCGTAGTGCACGGCAACTTGGCCTGTGTGTACTATGAGCAGGGGCTGATTGACTTGGCTATCGACACCTACAAGCGAGCCATTGAGCTGCAGCCGCACTTTCCTGATGCCTACTGCAACCTGGCCAATGCTCTCAAGGAGAAAGGCAGC GTGGCTGAGGCAGAGGAGTGTTACAACACAGCGCTCCGCCTTTGTCCTACTCATGCGGATTCCCTCAACAATCTTGCTAACATCAAGCGGGAACAAGGCAACATTGAGGAGGCTGTCAGACTCTATCGCAAAGCTCTGGAG GTTTTCCCAGAGTTTGCAGCTGCCCATTCCAACTTGGCCAGTGTTCTGCAGCAGCAAGGGAAGCTGCAGGAGGCCCTCATGCATTACAAGGAGGCAATCAG AATCAGCCCCACGTTTGCCGATGCCTACTCCAACATGGGGAACACCTTGAAGGAGATGCAGGATGTTCAGGGAGCTTTGCAGTGTTACACCCGGGCCATCCAGATCAATCCTGCCTTTGCTGATGCTCACAGCAATCTTGCCTCCATCCATAAG GATTCGGGGAACATCCCGGAAGCCATTGCGTCCTATCGCACTGCTCTGAAGCTCAAGCCAGATTTCCCTGATGCCTACTGCAACTTGGCCCACTGCTTGCAG ATCGTTTGCGATTGGACCGATTATGACGAAAGGATGAAGAAACTGGTCAGCATTGTGGCTGACCAGCTGGAGAAGAACCGGCTACCCTCAGTCCATCCCCATCATAGCATGTTGTACCCCTTGTCCCATGGCTTCCGCAAGGCCATTGCCGAGAGGCATGGCAACCTCTGCTTGGACAAGATTAATGTGCTGCACAAGCCTCCTTATGAACACCCCAAAGATCTGAAGGCCAGCGAAGGGCGGCTCCGCGTGGGATATGTCAGCTCCGACTTCGGGAACCATCCCACCTCCCATCTGATGCAGTCAATTCCCGGCATGCACAACCCGGACAAGTTTGAG GTGTTCTGCTATGCCCTTAGCCCCGATGATGGCACCAACTTCCGGGTGAAAGTGATGGCAGAAGCAAAACATTTTGTTGATTTATCTCAG GTCCCATGTAACGGAAAGGCCGCCGACCGCATCCATCAGGACGGCATCCACATCCTCGTCAACATGAATGGCTACACCAAAGGGGCCCGGAATGAGCTCTTTGCCCTCAGGCCTGCCCCAATCCAG GCGATGTGGCTGGGCTACCCAGGGACCAGCGGGGCCTTATTCATGGACTATATCATCACAGACAAAGAAACCTCCCCATTTGAAGTGGCTGAGCAGTACTCTGAAAAGCTCGCTTACATGCCGAATACGTTCTTCATTGGAGATCATGCCAACATGTTCCCACACCTGAAG aaAAAAGCTGTGATTGACTTCAAATCCAATGGGCATATTTATGACAACAGAATTGTTTTAAACGGCATTGACCTGAAGGCATTCCTTGACAGCCTACCTGATGTGAAAATCGTAAAG ATGAAGTGTCCTGACGGAGGAGATAATGCAGACAGCAATGCCGGCCTGAGCATGCCTGTCATTCCCATGAACACCATCGCGGAGGCTGTGATCGATATGATAAACCGTGGGCAGATCCAGATCACCATCAACGGGTTCAATATCAGCAATGGGCTGGCCACCACTCAG ATTAACAACAAGGCTGCCACCGGGGAGGAGGTTCCCCGCACCATCATCGTCACCACCCGCTCCCAGTACGGCCTGCCAGAGGACGCAGTCGTCTATTGCAATTTCAACCAGCTTTATAAGATCGACCCAGCCACTCTGCAGATGTGGGCTAAT ATCTTGAAGCGTGTCCCCAACAGCGTCCTGTGGCTCCTGCGCTTCCCGGCCGTGGGGGAGCCCAACATCCAGCAGTACGCCCAGAACATGGGTCTGCCCCAGAGCCGCATCATCTTCTCCCCGGTGGCCCCCAAAGAGGAGCATGTGAGGAGGGGCCAGCTGGCTGACGTGTGCCTGGACACCCCGCTGTGCAATGGCCACACCACCGGCATGGATGTCCTCTGGGCTGGCACCCCCATGGTcacaatgccag GAGAGACGCTTGCATCGCGTGTTGCTGCCTCCCAGCTGACTTGCCTCGGCTGCCTTGAGCTTATTGCCAAAAGCCGGCAAGAATATGAAGACATTGCCGTCAAGCTGGGAACCGATCTGGAATA